The Tenebrio molitor chromosome 5, icTenMoli1.1, whole genome shotgun sequence genome has a segment encoding these proteins:
- the LOC138130090 gene encoding uncharacterized protein produces the protein MLTMYLHLILASFFTGVVHSSTIHSQLPNKFYVKRVIKECVEYNSPVLCFANKTAKIIEKSINFDVILFDGIHFLRNKQQLPKENEARDSSSGFNRLGKAMTDFLNTHTLSLDLTEDEPTEESRGKNGAGGFGGSFGGGGFGYNKKALQKEKKYMQYAFMVLLGIFGLTGPLIMKTLGVMAAKALIASKMALIIVGSVALKKIFEKDQQQTSVKVHTVKTEDEHDRIYKPFRQSPYWIYEPYVKST, from the coding sequence ATGTTGACTATGTACTTGCATCTTATATTAGCTTCATTTTTTACCGGTGTTGTGCACAGTTCTACAATTCATTCTCAACTCCCTAACAAGTTTTATGTTAAAAGAGTTATTAAGGAATGTGTCGAGTATAACAGCCCAGTTTTGTGTTTTGCTAACAAGACAGCAAAGATTATTGAAAAATCTATAAATTTCGATGTTATACTTTTTGATGGTATTCACTTCTTGAGAAACAAACAACAACTACCCAAAGAAAACGAAGCCAGAGATAGTTCATCAGGATTTAATAGACTGGGTAAAGCTATGACCGATTTTTTGAATACGCATACGCTTTCTTTAGATTTAACGGAAGATGAACCTACAGAAGAATCTCGAGGCAAAAATGGTGCTGGTGGGTTTGGAGGAAGTTTTGGCGGAGGCGGATTtggttacaacaaaaaagcattacagaaagagaaaaaatatatGCAGTATGCATTTATGGTTctgcttggaatttttggCCTAACTGGACCATTAATTATGAAGACTTTGGGTGTAATGGCTGCAAAGGCTTTGATTGCTAGTAAGATGGCTCTCATAATAGTAGGTTCAGtggctttgaaaaaaatttttgaaaaagatcAACAACAAACATCGGTAAAAGTACATACGGTTAAAACGGAAGACGAGCACGACAGAATTTATAAGCCCTTCAGACAATCACCTTATTGGATTTACGAACCTTATGTAAAATCTACGTGA